The following are encoded together in the Candidatus Omnitrophota bacterium genome:
- a CDS encoding O-antigen ligase family protein has product MLDKYEMSNKNGQALIFLVTFVVLVCIIFSVLVLGLPYKHTFVVFLALFVFIISFFRTDIALVIILFSMLLSPELRAGDVPSRAINIRVEDMLIFVVFLGWMAKMAVRKELGFLRKNPLNSPILIYSTICVISSLLGLMEGRIVLKESVLYLLKYFEYFLLFFMVSNNLRTSRQARIYIFLLFVTCFVVCVLAWLQMPSGQRLSTPFEEGGGEPNTLAGYLILMMAMILAFLFYAKRHNHKLLWSSFFCFAAIPFVFTLSREGWFSFFPMILAFIFLHKKSRFLMIMALIVGVIVFPYFMPKKVYDRVQDTFEKHKTYHLLGKSFTVSESTAARIDAWEQGFTKLAQRPILGSGVPGGGTIDNQYTRVLTETGTLGFLTFSWIVLLLFRLANKTYREMDDDFSKAVSLGLMCGFVGLLAQSLGAAVFVLIRIMEPFWFLAAIVTVLPEIVAEEKGLEYAGTKV; this is encoded by the coding sequence TTGTTCTTGTCTGCATCATATTCAGCGTTCTTGTCCTGGGATTGCCTTACAAACATACCTTTGTGGTTTTTCTTGCGCTTTTTGTTTTTATTATATCTTTTTTCCGGACAGATATAGCTTTGGTCATAATCCTTTTCTCGATGTTGTTATCCCCTGAATTAAGGGCGGGAGACGTTCCCAGCCGGGCGATCAATATCCGGGTCGAGGATATGCTTATATTCGTTGTTTTTCTGGGATGGATGGCCAAGATGGCGGTCAGGAAAGAACTGGGTTTTCTGAGGAAAAACCCGCTGAACTCGCCGATCCTGATCTACAGCACTATTTGCGTAATTTCGTCCCTCTTAGGGTTGATGGAAGGAAGGATAGTATTAAAGGAATCCGTTCTATACCTGCTTAAGTATTTTGAGTATTTCCTGCTTTTTTTCATGGTGAGCAACAACCTTAGGACGTCCCGCCAGGCCAGGATATACATTTTTCTTTTGTTCGTTACCTGCTTTGTGGTTTGTGTTCTTGCCTGGCTGCAGATGCCTTCGGGCCAGCGTCTTTCGACACCATTTGAAGAGGGCGGAGGGGAGCCCAATACCCTGGCAGGTTATTTGATCCTGATGATGGCGATGATCCTGGCTTTTTTGTTCTACGCCAAAAGGCACAATCACAAGTTACTTTGGTCGTCTTTTTTTTGTTTTGCCGCTATCCCGTTCGTATTCACCCTTTCCCGCGAAGGCTGGTTCAGTTTTTTTCCTATGATCCTGGCTTTCATATTCCTGCATAAAAAATCAAGGTTCCTGATGATCATGGCATTGATCGTCGGCGTGATCGTTTTTCCGTATTTTATGCCTAAAAAGGTCTATGACCGGGTTCAGGATACATTTGAGAAGCATAAGACGTATCATTTACTGGGAAAGAGTTTTACGGTTTCGGAATCCACCGCCGCGCGTATCGATGCCTGGGAGCAGGGCTTCACAAAGCTGGCTCAACGGCCGATACTTGGTTCAGGGGTGCCCGGAGGCGGGACCATTGATAACCAATATACCCGCGTTTTGACCGAGACCGGTACGCTGGGGTTCTTGACCTTTTCCTGGATAGTCTTATTACTTTTTCGCCTGGCCAATAAGACTTACCGGGAGATGGATGATGATTTTTCCAAGGCGGTAAGTTTGGGGCTTATGTGCGGTTTTGTCGGTCTTTTAGCCCAGTCCCTGGGCGCCGCGGTATTTGTCTTGATCAGGATAATGGAGCCTTTCTGGTTCCTGGCCGCTATCGTTACTGTCCTGCCTGAGATCGTGGCCGAAGAGAAAGGTCTGGAATATGCCGGAACGAAAGTTTGA